One stretch of Pseudomonas sp. NC02 DNA includes these proteins:
- the coaE gene encoding dephospho-CoA kinase (Dephospho-CoA kinase (CoaE) performs the final step in coenzyme A biosynthesis.), protein MTTSVATPWILGLTGGIGSGKSAAAEHFVRLGVDLIDADHAARWVVEPGRPALAQIAGHFGAGVLQPDGQLDRGALRKLIFEVPDERRWLEALLHPLIAEEIRSHLARAQSPYAILVSPLLIESGQYTMTQRVLVIDVPQSLQIQRTLQRDGISEAQVQAILKAQATREDRLRHADDVLVNDQDLARLHAEVERLHHFYLTLRGGRS, encoded by the coding sequence ATGACCACTTCTGTCGCAACACCCTGGATTCTTGGCCTCACTGGCGGCATCGGCAGTGGCAAAAGCGCGGCCGCCGAACACTTCGTCCGGCTTGGCGTGGACTTGATTGACGCCGACCACGCCGCGCGCTGGGTAGTCGAACCCGGGCGCCCTGCCCTGGCGCAGATTGCCGGGCATTTCGGTGCGGGTGTGCTGCAGCCTGACGGGCAACTGGACCGCGGCGCGTTGCGCAAGCTGATCTTCGAAGTGCCCGACGAGCGCCGCTGGCTGGAGGCGTTGCTGCACCCGCTGATCGCCGAGGAGATTCGCAGCCACCTGGCGCGTGCACAATCGCCTTACGCGATCCTGGTGTCACCACTGCTGATCGAGTCCGGCCAGTACACCATGACCCAGCGGGTGCTGGTGATCGACGTGCCGCAATCGTTGCAGATACAGCGTACCCTGCAACGCGATGGCATCAGCGAAGCGCAGGTGCAGGCGATTCTCAAGGCCCAGGCCACCCGTGAAGACCGCCTGCGCCATGCCGATGACGTGCTGGTCAATGACCAGGACCTGGCCCGGCTGCACGCCGAGGTCGAGCGACTGCACCACTTTTACCTTACTTTGCGTGGAGGCCGATCATGA
- the yacG gene encoding DNA gyrase inhibitor YacG, which translates to MSQPLNVECPTCGAPVEWKAENVNRPFCSDRCKLIDLGAWASEEHKIPVSPDAEDDLFSEDFQPKH; encoded by the coding sequence ATGAGCCAACCCTTGAACGTCGAATGCCCAACCTGCGGCGCACCTGTGGAATGGAAAGCAGAAAACGTCAACCGTCCCTTCTGTTCGGACCGTTGCAAACTGATCGACCTGGGCGCCTGGGCGTCCGAGGAACACAAGATCCCGGTCAGTCCGGACGCCGAGGACGACCTGTTCTCCGAAGACTTTCAGCCCAAACACTAA
- a CDS encoding energy-coupling factor ABC transporter permease: MISAAVLAPETLSIGWLLYAPVVMWALLRSPWVELFADRRRQHLLFGTVFALFMLWLVRRDFDTGVSYHFIGMTAVTLLLDWPLAIVGGFAAQLGLVLLGRQDLAAVGINGMLLILLPVLVTEGCALLVERAKPRNPFVYIFCSGFFAAALSALLCLLAGLGLLWFDGRFAMPEWIEDFVGYLWLIIFPEAFINGMVISALVVFCPEWLETFNRTRYLSAPWKDDDPRP, from the coding sequence GTGATCAGCGCAGCGGTGTTGGCGCCGGAAACCCTCAGCATCGGCTGGCTGCTGTATGCGCCGGTGGTGATGTGGGCGCTCCTGCGTTCGCCGTGGGTCGAGCTGTTTGCCGACCGCCGACGCCAGCACTTGCTGTTCGGCACCGTATTCGCACTGTTCATGTTGTGGTTGGTGCGCCGGGATTTCGACACCGGGGTGTCCTATCACTTCATCGGCATGACCGCCGTGACCTTGTTGCTCGATTGGCCCCTGGCGATTGTCGGAGGCTTTGCCGCGCAGCTCGGCCTGGTGTTGCTCGGCCGCCAGGACCTTGCCGCCGTGGGGATCAACGGCATGCTGCTGATCCTGTTGCCGGTGCTGGTCACCGAGGGTTGTGCGCTGCTGGTGGAGCGGGCGAAGCCACGCAATCCCTTTGTGTATATCTTCTGTTCGGGCTTTTTCGCCGCCGCACTGTCGGCCTTGCTGTGCCTGCTGGCAGGCCTGGGGCTGCTGTGGTTCGATGGCCGTTTCGCGATGCCGGAATGGATCGAGGATTTTGTCGGCTACTTGTGGCTGATCATTTTCCCCGAGGCCTTTATCAATGGCATGGTGATCAGCGCCCTGGTGGTGTTCTGCCCCGAGTGGCTGGAGACATTCAACCGCACTCGCTACCTCTCGGCGCCCTGGAAGGATGACGATCCGCGGCCTTGA
- a CDS encoding FAD/FMN-containing dehydrogenase yields MKCFVVLFLSLLPVWAQAVEVGERVAPWTLLDQFDQAYTLDDQAQTLLVARSMDAAKIVDAALQGQPKGYLEARHAVFLADIQRMPRLIAKMFAVPAMQAYNYRVMLDRDARVSPRYPAPVDKVLWLQLDHGTLVAQHEYDSAAELRQALEQVQP; encoded by the coding sequence GTGAAGTGTTTTGTGGTGCTGTTCTTGAGTCTTTTGCCCGTGTGGGCCCAAGCCGTCGAAGTGGGTGAGCGCGTTGCACCCTGGACGTTGCTTGATCAGTTCGACCAGGCCTACACCCTGGATGACCAGGCGCAAACCTTGCTCGTAGCGCGCAGCATGGACGCCGCCAAGATCGTCGATGCGGCGCTGCAAGGCCAGCCCAAGGGTTACCTGGAGGCTCGGCATGCGGTGTTTCTCGCCGATATCCAGCGCATGCCCCGGCTGATCGCGAAGATGTTCGCGGTGCCGGCGATGCAGGCCTACAACTATCGCGTCATGCTCGACCGCGATGCCCGTGTAAGCCCGCGCTATCCCGCACCTGTGGATAAAGTGCTGTGGCTGCAACTGGATCACGGAACGCTGGTGGCGCAGCACGAATACGATTCCGCCGCTGAACTGCGCCAGGCCCTGGAGCAGGTGCAGCCGTGA
- a CDS encoding DUF1780 domain-containing protein: protein MDDSDYLRLLTVAAEQANAFLSNARKWERERWVCQRLLQGLNVPYRAEEFHAAGQEPPDVLFRDASFEVFFVLDEGRRLNDEWRDELLRRRSAFSLSQLVRREAKPRRIPAHEFLLRLAPTLRKKAHNYKERGMDLGELDLIAFASLKREVLDLNSHFPPPTEYLRQGWRSLSLVGPTFARVLFAHPDAPDFLRNNLGRSIVFDVGISL, encoded by the coding sequence ATGGATGACTCAGATTATTTGCGCCTGCTCACCGTAGCGGCCGAACAAGCCAATGCTTTCCTGTCCAATGCCCGCAAATGGGAGCGTGAGCGTTGGGTCTGCCAGCGCCTGTTGCAAGGCTTGAACGTGCCCTATCGCGCCGAAGAATTCCACGCCGCCGGGCAAGAGCCGCCGGACGTGCTGTTTCGCGACGCCAGTTTCGAAGTGTTTTTCGTACTCGATGAAGGCCGGCGCCTGAACGATGAATGGCGTGACGAACTGCTGCGGCGGCGCAGCGCGTTTTCCCTGAGCCAACTGGTTCGGCGAGAAGCCAAGCCCCGGCGCATTCCCGCCCACGAATTCCTGTTGCGCCTGGCGCCCACCCTGCGCAAGAAGGCCCACAACTATAAAGAGCGCGGGATGGACCTGGGGGAGCTGGACCTCATCGCCTTCGCCAGCCTCAAGCGCGAAGTACTGGACCTCAACAGTCACTTCCCTCCTCCCACCGAGTACCTGCGCCAGGGCTGGCGCTCGCTGTCCCTCGTGGGGCCGACCTTCGCCCGCGTACTGTTCGCGCACCCGGACGCACCGGACTTCTTGCGCAACAATCTGGGGCGCAGCATAGTGTTCGATGTGGGCATCAGCCTGTGA
- a CDS encoding DUF3094 family protein codes for MTSRLNPDDQQHVEEYLQLSQNQVERKPFRPWLLLAVVLVAVIGLGLLSRLLSYLTL; via the coding sequence ATGACCAGCCGCCTGAACCCCGACGACCAACAGCATGTCGAAGAGTACCTGCAACTGTCCCAGAACCAAGTCGAGCGCAAGCCTTTCCGGCCCTGGCTGCTCCTTGCGGTGGTGCTGGTTGCAGTGATCGGCCTGGGTTTGCTGAGCCGCCTTTTGAGTTACCTGACGCTATGA
- a CDS encoding NAD(P)/FAD-dependent oxidoreductase, with amino-acid sequence MTHRIIIVGGGAGGLELATRLGKTLGKRGIASVTLVDANLTHIWKPLLHEVAAGSLNSSEDELNYVAQAKWNHFEFQLGRMSGLDREQKKIQLAATLDEEGRELVPARVLGYDSLVIAVGSTTNDFGTEGAAQHCLFLDTRKQAERFHQQLLNHYLRAHAGQTDVVEQISVAIVGAGATGVELAAELHNAAHELAAYGLDKIKPENMHITLIEAGPRVLPALPERIGGPVHKTLEKLGVTVLTNSAVSEVTADALITSSGQVIPASLKVWAAGIRAPGFLKDIDGLETNRINQLQVLPTLQTTRDENIFAFGDCAACPQPGTDRNVPPRAQAAHQQASLLAKSLKLRIEGKDLPSYKYTDYGSLISLSRFSAVGNLMGNLTGSVMLEGWLARMFYVSLYRMHQMALYGFFRTAMLMLGSKIGRGTEPRLKLH; translated from the coding sequence ATGACCCATCGTATTATTATCGTCGGCGGCGGCGCCGGCGGCCTGGAGTTGGCTACCCGCCTGGGTAAGACTCTGGGCAAGCGCGGCATCGCCAGCGTCACCCTGGTGGATGCCAACCTCACCCACATCTGGAAACCCTTGCTCCACGAGGTGGCGGCCGGCTCGCTGAACTCTTCGGAAGACGAACTCAATTATGTTGCCCAAGCCAAATGGAACCACTTCGAGTTCCAGCTGGGGCGCATGAGCGGGCTTGATCGCGAGCAGAAAAAAATCCAGCTGGCCGCCACCCTCGACGAAGAAGGCCGGGAACTGGTGCCCGCGCGCGTGCTGGGCTACGACAGCCTGGTGATCGCCGTCGGCAGCACCACCAATGACTTCGGCACCGAAGGCGCGGCGCAACACTGCCTGTTCCTCGACACCCGCAAGCAGGCTGAGCGTTTCCACCAGCAATTGCTCAATCACTATCTGCGCGCCCATGCCGGGCAGACGGACGTGGTAGAGCAGATCAGCGTCGCCATTGTCGGCGCCGGTGCCACCGGCGTCGAGCTGGCCGCCGAGCTGCATAACGCCGCACATGAACTGGCCGCCTATGGCTTGGACAAGATCAAGCCGGAAAACATGCACATCACCCTGATCGAAGCCGGCCCACGGGTGTTGCCTGCACTGCCGGAGCGTATTGGCGGGCCCGTACATAAAACCCTGGAGAAACTCGGGGTGACCGTCCTGACCAACTCCGCCGTCAGTGAAGTGACGGCCGACGCCCTGATCACCAGCAGCGGCCAGGTAATCCCGGCCAGCCTCAAGGTCTGGGCCGCCGGGATTCGTGCACCAGGCTTCCTCAAGGACATCGACGGCCTGGAAACCAACCGTATCAACCAACTGCAAGTGCTGCCGACCCTGCAAACCACTCGCGACGAAAATATCTTCGCCTTCGGTGATTGCGCCGCTTGCCCGCAACCCGGCACCGATCGCAATGTGCCGCCACGGGCCCAGGCAGCTCACCAGCAGGCATCGTTGCTGGCCAAGTCGCTGAAACTGCGGATCGAGGGCAAGGACCTGCCGTCGTACAAGTACACCGACTACGGCTCGCTGATCTCGCTGTCGCGCTTCTCGGCGGTGGGTAACTTGATGGGCAACCTGACGGGCAGCGTGATGCTGGAAGGCTGGCTGGCGCGGATGTTCTATGTGTCGCTGTATCGCATGCACCAGATGGCACTGTATGGCTTCTTCCGCACGGCGATGCTGATGCTGGGGAGCAAGATCGGGCGAGGGACCGAGCCGCGCCTGAAACTGCACTGA